From one Dermacentor silvarum isolate Dsil-2018 chromosome 3, BIME_Dsil_1.4, whole genome shotgun sequence genomic stretch:
- the LOC125944444 gene encoding THAP domain-containing protein 11-like, whose translation MAAHSTTGRTRAPCFFEARLLAAPLSSFLVMPQRCAAVGCTNASNKLPKVRFFCFPAASLHAAKRKKWVQAMRRINVDGSTWKPTANSRVCSEHFISGEPSRFPDHPDNVPSIFKHKPASRRDAVVRFERSANRRSTPSQSFKRSQLPNTKPATTQSSQLSGSNTSMVPAVPDDPPHHSDGSPVLEPEAAHQLPKTPVLHIHFDSGENAETQASEAPEHSTANLESGAAMHDACQPDNVSSLRIAELEARLASAEQYNLTLESHLKAAQQHTDTWIMSYYELKETTLCLSNTKTEQDMLYYTSLPSMDVFNNLLYLVVHQNRHLKKHEEIKAHNTKEQLFMVLPAASRRTEMGFNDTLTHARHMGQVGSPRAA comes from the exons ATGGCCGCGCACAGTACGACGGGAAGGACGCGAGCGCCATGTTTTTTTGAGGCTCGCCTGCTCGCCGCTCCGCTGTCGAGCTTTCTTGTCATGCCGCAGAGGTGCGCCGCTGTGGGGTGCACAAATGCCAGCAACAAGCTTCCGAAGGTCAGGTTTTTTTGCTTCCCTGCAGCTTCTTTACACGCAGCGAAAAGAAAAAAGTGGGTCCAGGCGATGCGCCGAATAAATGTCGACGGATCGACGTGGAAGCCTACAGCTAACTCGCGCGTTTGCAGCGAGCATTTCATATCAG GAGAACCATCTAGGTTTCCGGACCACCCCGACAACGTCCCGTCCATATTTAAGCACAAGCCTGCGAGCCGCCGAGATGCTGTTGTGCGTTTTGAAAGGTCGGCCAACAGACGAAGTACTCCGAGCCAGTCTTTCAAACGTTCTCAGCTTCCAA aTACAAAGCCAGCAACCACACAGAGCAGCCAGCTTTCAGGAAGTAACACATCAATGGTGCCAGCTGTCCCGGACGATCCACCACACCACAGCGATGGCAGCCCAGTGCTGGAACCCGAGGCAGCACATCAACTTCCAAAGACTCCTGTATTACACATTCATTTTGACTCTGGGGAAAATGCAGAAACCCAGGCTAGTGAAGCACCTGAGCATTCTACAGCCAATCTTGAAAGTGGTGCTGCCATGCATGATGCATGCCAGCCCGACAATGTGTCTAGCCTTAGAATAGCTGAACTTGAAGCCCGTTTAGCTAGTGCAGAACAATATAACCTGACACTAGAGTCGCATTTAAAAGCAGCACAGCAGCACACTGACACCTGGATAATGAGCTACTATGAGCTGAAAGAAACAACACTGTGTCTCTCTAACACGAAGACAGAACAAGACATGCTGTATTACACAAGCCTACCGTCCATGGATGTGTTTAATAACCTCCTTTACCTAGTCGTACATCAAAATCGACACCTTAAAAAGCATGAAGAGATAAAAGCGCACAACACCAAAGAGCAGTTGTTTATGGTGTTG CCCGCGGCTAGTAGACGCACCGAAATGGGCTTCAATGACACGCTCACACACGCGCGGCACATGGGTCAGGTCGGCAGTCCACGAGCCGCCTGA